CCCGCGCAACGCGGCGCCGGGCACCTTGCGCCGCCGCGCCGCATTGAGCGTTCAGGTGTACCCCCACCCGGGGACCGCGGGGCATCCCCCGCCGGGCAGCCTCCCGCGGACCGGTGGGTTACAGGCGGGCGCTGGCCTTCATGTCGGTCAGGGTCAGGGTGTCACCGAACAGGCTGCGGCCCTCGGTGAAACGCAGCCCGAAGTACCCGTGCCCGCCCCGGGCGGCCGCGTCGAGCGCCGCGCCGCTCAGGGTGAACGCCACGCCCTGCCCGCGGTTCAGGGTCAGCGTGCCGATACTCTGTGCCTTCTCGCCGTCCGCGTCGCAGACGAACATGTGCGGGGCGACCACGGACGCCGCGTACTCCCGGCAGGTGGCCGGCAGGTTGCCCAGGTCCGGGCGGACGAACAGCTCGAGTTTCGAGAGCGTCCCGCCGGCGCCCGACAGGTACGTGGCGTTCCCGCGCACCGTCACCTGCTGCAGCACGGACGGCACGCGGTTGTCCTTCAGGGCGTCCTGGTCGAGGTACACGACCTTGCCGCCCAGGGCGCTGCTGTCCGGCAGTTCCTGACGGCTGTCCTGAATGTCCACGCTGGGCGTGGGAATCAGGCCGCACCCGGCCAGGAGGAAGGCGGCGGTCAGGGTCAGGGCAACGGAACGCATCATCTGACCGAGCGTAGCAGCCGCCGGGGCGGGCAGTTGCCCCGGCGGCCTCCTGCCGGGAGCGCGGGCCCTCTGGTACGCTGCGTCGGTGAAGAAGTTCCCGACCGTCACCCTTCAACCCCAGGCGGTGCGCCGCATCGCGGGCCGCTACCCCTTCGGGCACAGCGGCGACATCGCCCGCGCCGACGATGGCATCCAGCCGGGCGAGGTCGTGAATGTCCGCGCCGAGGGCAGCACCCGCCTGATCGCGCGCGGGTACTTCAACCCGCAGGGTGCCACGCCGCTGAGGTTGCTCACCTGGCAGGACGAGGACATCGACCTGAAGTTCTACCGCGCCCGTATCCGGGCCGCCCTGGCCCGCCGTGAGGGCCGCATTCACAACACCGACGCCATGCGTGTCCTGCACGCGGAAGCCGACGGGATGCCCGGCGTGATCGCCGACCAGTTCGGGTCGGTGCTGAGCGTGCAGCTGCGCAACGCCGGCGTGGAACGCCACCGTGACCTGATCGTGAAGGCCCTGAAGGACGAGACGCGCGCCGAGAGCGCCTACGAGCGCAGCGACACCGGCGAACGCCGCAGGGAGGGCCTGGACCTCGTGACCGGCACCCTCTGGGGCGACGTGCCGGAACGCGTGGAGTTCTCCGAGGACAACCTGAGGCTGCACTTCGCGCCCATGGACGCGCAGAAGACCGGGTTCTTCCTCGACCAGCGCGACAACCGCCGTCTGATGGCGTCGCTCGTCCGGCCCGGGGCGGGTTTCCTGGACGTGTACTCGTACACCGGCGGGTTCAGCCTGCACGCCGCGAAGGCCGGCGCGAAAGCCACCGCCATCGACAAGGACAACGTCGCCCTGGCCGCCCTGGAACAGGCTGCGCGGGGCAACGGCCTCCAGGTCGGCGTGCGCTGGGGCGACGCCCTGGAAGCCCTCGCCGCGCTGGAGAAGGACAGGCGGACCTTCTCGGCCATCGTGCTCGACCCGCCCACCCTCGCCAAGCGGCGCGACGACGTGCCGCGCGCCAAACGCATCTTCACCGAGGGTGCCGCCCGCGCCTTGCGGATGCTGGAAAGCGGCGGGCACCTGATGATCAGCACCTGCGCGCATTACATCCGCGTGGACGACCTGCTCGACGCTGCCCGCGTCGCCGCCGCCGAGGCGAACACCGACGCCGAGGTGCAGGGCGTCACCTACCAGCCGGCCGATCACCCGCACCTGCTGAGCGTGCCCGAGAGCCTGTACCTCAAGAGCGTCCTGCTGCGTAAAGCCTGATACGGACTCCGATTGAAGGGGCTGCAAAGACCATTCAATCCGAGCGGATGCGACTCGTAGAGCTGCTCCGCAGAGGAGGAGAGAAACGGATTCCGGACGTGGAGTTGGCAGATCGGTGGTGTTCCGATCTGTCAACGAAATAAACGGAATCCGTATGATACGGACTCGGATTGAAGGGGCTACAAGGACCCTTCAATCCGAGCGGACTCGCAGAGCTGCGAAGCAGAGCGAGTGGGAGCACAGGCGGGCTGCCGGGCGTGGTGCTGGCAGCGTTCGGTGATGTTCCGGGTTGTCGGCGAAACAGACGGCAGTCCGTATGAAGGAACGGGCAGGGCAGAAGGTGGCCGCGCGTACCCTGGCACGCGCGGTCGGCGGGCAGCATCGGGTATGGCTGCCCGCCGATTCCTGCTCCTGGCCGCCGCGCTGACCGGCGTGGCCCTCGCCCACTACGCCGCGCCGCTGCCCCTGAGTGCCGTCGCGCCCGCGAAGGCCCAGTTCGGGTTGCCGTTCGCGGGGCCGCCCGGCCCGGACACCTGGATGCTGGGGCAGGGCTACGGGAACACGACCGGCGCGTACCGGCAGCGGCGCAGCACGTACGGGAACCTGCAGGGCATCCACGCGGGCCTGGATTTCAGCGCGCCGTGCGGCACGCCGGTGCGGGCCATCGGGGACGGCGTGGTGGCCGAGGTGGACGGCCCGCACGGCAGCCCGCCGCACAACGTGGTCGTGGATCACGCGGGGAACCTGTCCAGTCTGTACGGGCACCTGCGGGTGCGGTCCAGCGTGCGGGTGGGGCAGCGGGTCACGCGCGGGCAGGTGATCGGTGAGAGCGGGGACTCGCAGGGCACCTGCGTGAGTGCCCCGCACCTGCACCTGGAGTTGCGGGACCGCTCGCACCAGCGCTTCCTGAACCCGCTGCCGTTCATCGCGGCGGACTGGAATTCGCTGGCGCTGGCCGGGAGTTTCGGGCGTGGGTACGAGTACGACCTGGAACGTCCCCGGCGCTGGCAGACGCCGGACTCGCAGCCCGACGCGCGGCGGGGCGGCCCGCTGCTGAACGAGTACCGCCGGCCCTGGCCCCCCGCGGCCGGAGGGGCGAGGTGAGGCGCGCCGCCCTGGCCCTCGCGGCCCTGCTGTCCGGTGCGGTGGAGGCCGCCACGCTGCTGTCCCGCGCGGTCCTGAGTGGCGAGTGCTGCCCCGGCGTGGTCTGGACGCCCGACTCGCGCGCCCTGCTGTTCCTGGATGGCCCCCCGGCACGCGGCTCGACCGGCATCTATCAGGTGGCCGCGACCGGCGGGGAGGTCACGCGGCGGTTTTCCGGCGTGGCGTTCTTCTCCCCGGCCCTGCGGTGGGCGGTGCGGCCCGGCGCGGGCGAGGCGACCACCCTGGAACGCCTGTCCGACGGGCGGCGGTTCACGCTGCCCACCTACGGCGCGGACGTCACCTGGACGCGCGGCGAGACGCGGCTGGCCTACGCGCGGAGCGACACGACCGGCAACTTCGACCGCCGCGTCACGCGGGTGTTCGTGGCCGACGTGTTCGGTGCGCCCCGGCTGGTGGCGACCCTGCCCGGCGGCAGCCTCCACGGCTGGCTGGACGACACGACCCTGCTCCTGAGCGGCAAGCCCAGCGCCGGGGCGCGGGACCGGGAGCTGTTCACCCTGGACACCCGCACGGGCGCGCGGCGGGTACTGCGCCGGGCGCTGGGCTTCCGCTCCGTGACGGTCAGCCCCGGCGGGCGGCAGGTCGCGTACACGGTCGCCTTCGACAGCGCCGCCCGCAACGGGTTGTGGGTGCAGGGCACCGCCGGCGGCAGCCCGCGCGAACTGAGCGTGTTCGGCTCGTACCGCTGGCGGGACGCCACGCGCCTGCTGCTGCTCCCGCTGGGTACGGGGGGCGGCCCGCATGAACTGCGGCAGTACGACGTGACCGCGAACGCCTGGAAGACCCTGGGCGACCTGGGCGATCAGGTGCGCCTGTCGGACTGGTCGGTCAGCCCCGACGGGCGCCTGCTGAACTACCTGGGGGCGCGCGACGGCAACGTGCGCGTCCTGACGCTGCCCTGAGGTTGACGGTGCTGGCGTTGCCGTAATGACCGCTGAAGGTGAGGGTGATAGCAGAATGCCGCCCTGACCTGCTAGACTGTCTCGTTTCCGAAGCGGAGGCGGCGCCTTACGCGTTCAACGTAACCCCCGGCGGCCCGGTCTACGTCTGACTCCTGCCGTTCAGGCCGCACTTTTCAGGGAGAATCCACCTTGCAGAACAATCTGATCGTGAAGGGCGCGAAGGCACACAACCTCAAGGACATCACGGTGGAACTGCCACGCGACCAGTTCGTGGTGATCACCGGCGTGTCCGGCAGCGGCAAGAGCACCCTGGCCTTCGACACCATCTACGCCGAGGGCCAGCGCCGCTACGTCGAGAGCCTCTCCGCGTACGCCCGCCAGTTCCTGGGCCTGATGGAGAAACCGGACGTCGAGAGCATCACCGGCCTGTCCCCGGCCATCTCCATCGACCAGAAGACCACCAGCCACAACCCCCGCTCCACGGTCGGGACCGTCACCGAGATCCACGACTACCTGCGCCTGCTCTACGCCCGCGTGGGCACCCCGTACTGCCCGGTGTGCGGCCGGAAGATCGAGAAGCAGAGCCCCAGCGAGATCACCGACCGCCTGCTGGCGGGCTTCCCCGACAAGCGCGCCATCCTGCTGGCCCCCGTCGTGCGCGGCCGCAAGGGCGAGTACCGCAAGCTGTTCGCCGACCTGCGCCGCGAGGGCTTCGCGCGCGTCCGCGTGGACGGCACGCTGTACGAACTGGAGGAAGCCGAGAAGCTGAAGCTCGAGAAGTTCGAGAAGCACGACGTGGACGTCGTCATCGACCGCGTGACCCTGCGCGAGGGCGACCGCAGCCGCATCGCCGAGAGCGTCGAACTGGGCCTGCGCCGCGGCGAGAGCCTGCTGCGCGTCCTCATGCCGGATGCCGGTGAGGACGGCGGCGCGCACGAGGAACTGTACTCCGAGAAGTTCGCCTGCCCCGAGCACGGCAGCGTCCTCGAGGAACTCGAACCCCGCTCGTTCTCCTTCAACTCGCCGTACGGCGCCTGCGGGGACTGCGCGGGCCTGGGCAGCAAGCAGGAGTTCAGCCCGGACCAGATCATCGACGACAAACTCTCCATCGCCGAGGGCGCGATCCTCCCCTGGAGCAAGAAGGGCACGGGCGGCGGCATCTACTACTGGGACAAGTTGCAGGCGCTGGCCGAGCACCTGGAGTTCAGCGTGAAGACCCCCTGGCGTGACCTGCCCAAAGCCGCGCAGGACGCCATCCTGAAGGGGCCGGGCGCGCCGTTCGAGGTCGTGTACCGCCGCGCGGGCAAGGAAACCATGCGCTTCATGACCGAGTTCGAGGGCGTCATCCCGAACCTGGAACGCCGCTACGCCGACACGGAAAGCGACTTCATGCGCGAGAAGCTCGAGGAACTCATGGAACTCCGGCCGTGCCCCACCTGCGGCGGCACGCGCTACAAACCCGAGATCCTCGCGGTGCGCGTGGGCGGCCTGAACATCAGTCAGGCGAGCGGCATGAGCGTGCTGGACGCCGACACCTTCTTCCACGCACTCCAGAACGGGACCCTCGACCACGCGGCGATCGACCCGTTCCTGAAGGGCCACACGGGCGGCACGGCGAAAGCGCACGGCCCCCGCCACTACGAGTACGTCCTGAACGACTTCGGGTCGGCGGTCGCCGCGCCTATCCTGAAGGCCATCCGCACCCGCCTGAAGTTCCTGGTGGACGTGGGCCTGGACTACCTGAGCCTGGACCGCACCGCGAACACCCTGTCGGGCGGGGAGGCGCAGCGCATCCGGCTGGCCACGCAGGTCGGCAGTGGCCTGACCGGCGTGCTGTACGTCCTGGACGAGCCGTCTATCGGCCTGCACCCCAAGGACAACCACCGCCTGATCGGCACGCTCAAGCACCTGCGCGACCTGGGCAACACCCTGATCGTCGTCGAGCACGACGAGGACACCATGATGGACGCCGACTACCTCGTGGACATGGGTCCCGGTGCGGGCGTCCACGGCGGGCAGGTCGTCGCCGTCGGCACGCCGGAACAGGTGAAGAAGGACAGGAACAGCCTCACCGGCAAGTACCTGCGCGGCGAACTGAAGATCGAGGTGCCCTCCCACCGCCGCCGGGGTAACGGGAAGCAGCTGAAGGTCATCGGGGCGCGCGAACACAACCTCCAGAACGTGTCCATCGAGATCCCGCTGGGCACCATGACGGTCGTCACCGGCCCCAGTGGCAGCGGCAAGAGCACCCTGATCCACGACATCCTGCACGCCACCCTGGCCCGCGAACTGAACGGCGCCAAGACCACCCCCGGCAAGTACGACCGGATCGAGGGCATGGAACACCTGGACAAGGTCATCGAGATCGACCAGAGCCCCATCGGGCGCACGCCCCGCTCCAACCCCGCCACGTACACCGGCGTGTTCACCGAGATCCGCGACCTGTTCACCCGCACGCCCGAGGCGAGGCGGCGCGGGTATCAGGCCGGGCGTTTCTCCTTCAACGTGAAGGGCGGCCGCTGCGAGCACTGCAAGGGCGACGGCGTCATGAAGATCGAGATGAACTTCCTGCCCGACATCTACGTGCCGTGCGAGGTCTGCAAGGGCGCGCGCTACAACCGCGAGACGCTGGAAGTCAAATACAACGGCAAGACCATCGCCGACGTGCTGGACCTGACCGTCGAGGACGCCCAGCGCTTCTTCGAGGCGATTCCCGCCATCGAACGCAAGATGACCCTGCTGTGCGACGTCGGCCTGGGCTACATGAAGATCGGGCAGCCCAGCACCACCCTGTCCGGCGGGGAGGCGCAGCGCATCAAACTCGCCACCGAACTGAGCAAACGCGCCACCGGCAAGACCATCTACATCCTCGACGAACCCACCACGGGGTTGCACTTCGAGGACGTCCGCAAACTCATGGAAGTCCTGCAACGCCTCGTGGAGGGCGGCAACACCCTGGTCATCATCGAGCACAGCCTGGACGTCATGAAGACCGCCGACCACATCATCGACCTGGGCCCCGAGGGCGGCGTGCGCGGCGGCACGGTCGTCGGCACCGGCACCCCCGAGGAGATGGCCGCGCACCCGAGCAGCCACACCGGCGAGTACCTGCGCCGCGTGCCCGGCATCGTGGCGGCCCAGCCCAGGACCGCCCAGCCCAGGACCGCCGCGGCAGACGAGCCCGTGCAAACGCCGAAGAAGCCCGCGCGCACCCCGAAGAAGGCGGGCGCCGGGCAGCCGGAACCTGTCGGCGCGGCCCCCGCCCGCCAGAGTCGTGCTAAGAAAGGAGGCGCATGACCCAGCCGCCCGACGCCCCCCTGCCCGCCCCGGCCCGCGCCTCCCGCACCCGGCCCGGCGAGGCGCCACCCCCGCCCACCCCAGCCGCGCGCCCCGGCATGGCCCTGCTGAGAGTGGTGGCGGGCGCCGCCTGCCTGCTGATCCTGGCGTACTTCCAGTGGACGCCGGGCGAGTGGCCGGTGCGGGTCCTGACCTGGGTGCTGCTGACGCTGCTCGCCGACGAGTTCGGCGGCTGGTTCGGGTACGCCGGGCTGCTGCTGGGCGGCCTGGGATACCTCAGTCCGGTGCCGCCACCGGCGGAGTGGCTGATCATCCTGCCGCTGCTGGGCGGCACGCTGATGGGCACCCTGCTGCTCAAGCACTCCGGCGGGCTGTTCGTGCTGCCCTTCGCGGGCCTGCTGTTCGCGGGGGTCCTGATCGGCGTGGGCCGAGTCGCCACGAAAATCGATCCGCAGATGACCCTGCCCGGCAACCCGGAATTCCTGCGAAACGCCCTCATCGGGATGCTGCTCGCGCTGGGCGTCAGCGCCGTGCGGCAACTCACGGGCCTGATCCTGCGCGCCCGCCGCCACTCGCAGCGTGCCGGGGCCACGCCCGCCTGACCGTTCCCGCCGCTCCAGGCACGCCGCTCCCCTGACCCGGAGCGGCGTGCCTGTCGTCTGGCGCCCAGGCGACCCCGTCACCGGACCGTCATGACCGGAGGTCCCTCATGGCCGCGCGTTACACTTCGGGGCAGATGAACAGCAACTCCAACCGCACCATTCTCGTGATCGGCACGCTGATCGCCGTGGCCCTGATCGCCCTCGCCCTGGTCGCCGTGCGCGGCAAACCCGCCGCCGGAGCCGGCCTGAACGGGAACTTCAACCTGACTGGCCAGCCCTTTGCCGGCAAGGCCGACGCGCCGGTCAGCGTGGTCGTCGTCGAGGACTTCAAGTGCCCCGTGTGCAAGACCTTCGAGGACACCATCGCCCCCGAACTGAAGACCAAATACATCGACACCGGCAAGGCCAAACTGTACTCGCTGGTGTGGCCGTTCCTGGCCGAGAACGCCCGCCTGCCCACCGACGACAGCAAGCTCGCCGCGCAGGCCGCCAAGTGCGTGTACGACCAGGGCGGCAACGACGCCTTCGGCAGTTTCAAGAGCATCCTGTTCCGCGCGCAGGGTGACGAGAGCACCGTCTGGGCCACCAAGACCCGCCTCAAGGACCTCGCCGGGAACGTCGAGGGCCTCGACCAGGGCAGGTTCGCCACCTGCCTGGACACCGACGCCACCGCCGCCCGCGTGGACGCCGACGAGAAACAGGTCACGGACGCCCGCGTGAACCACACGCCCACCGTGTTCGTGAACGGCAAGGAAGTCCTGAACGGCAGCGGCCAGAGCAGCTACCTGCTCGCCGACGTCAGCGCCGCCATCGACGCTGCCAGCAAGTAAGCCATGAGCCGCGACAACCGCCTGTACGCCGCGTGGGTGATCGCCCTGATCGCCACGCTGGGCAGCCTGTACTTCAGCAACGTCCTGGGTTTCAAGCCCTGCGTGCTGTGCTGGTACCAGCGCATCTGCATGTACCCGCTGGCCGTCATCCTGGGCATCGGCGCGCTGCGTGGCGACCTGAACGCCCGCGTGTACGCCCTGCCGCTCGCCGCCGTCGGCGTGGTCATCGCCCTGATCCAGAACCTCGAGGACTGGGGCGTGATTCCCGTCCTGAAAGCCTGCACCGCGGACGCCACCACCGTCGCCTGCGACGTCCCCTGGCCCGTGTGGGGCAGCGGCGCCCTCGCCGGACTGAACACCGTCATCACCATCCCGGTCCTGAGCATGACCGCGTTCACGCTCATCATCGGCCTGCTGAGCTGGGGCCGGAACCGCACGCTCTGATACGGATTCCGATTGAATGGCTTACAGAGCCGTTCAGTCCGGTCGGCTCCGAGCCGGAGCCCGCAGGATTCCGGGCGTGGGGTTGGCAGTCCCTTTCCGGGGTGTCGACGACGGCCGTCCGTCCGACGAAGGTGCGCGGGCAGCGGGGCGCGGCGTGTTCACCCCACGCTCCCGCTGCCCGCCGCTACACCGGGCGGCCCGCCATCATGAACGACGCGGTCATCCCGCCGTCGACCGGCACGATCGCGCCTGTCATGAACGCGGCCTCCTCGCTGCCGAGGAAGTACACGACCTGCGCGACCTCGCGCGGGGTGCCCAGCCGGCGCAGGGCGTGCAGGTCCTCGTAATCCCGGCGGGTCTGCCCGGGGTCGGTACTGTCCTCGATGCTCTGCAGGACCGCCTCGGTGCTGATTGCGCCCGGTGCCACCGCGTTCACGCGCAGGCCGTGCGGCGCGAGGTCCAGCGCCATCGCGCGGGTCAGGTTCACCAGCCCGCCCTTGCTCGCGTTGTACGCGGCGTTTCCCTGCTCGGCGAACAGGCCCTGCACGCTCGCCACGTTCACGACCGCCGCGCCGCGCGGCAGCAGGTCCACCAGCGCCCGCGTCAGCAGCAGCGGGGCGGTCAGGTTCACGTTCAGCGTCCGCGCCCAGCCGCGCTCGCTCACGTCCAGCACGCTCCCGTGCGCACCCTGGTACGCGGCGTTGTTCACCAGTACCTGCACGCCGCCCATCTCCCGCGCGGCCCGCACGATCCGTTCCCGACCGGCTGCGGTGCTCACGTCCGCCTTGACTCGCTGCTGCCCCCGCAGCACCGGAGGGGGGTTCAGGTCGGCACTCAGGACCCGCCACCCCCGTTCCGCG
Above is a genomic segment from Deinococcus depolymerans containing:
- the uvrA gene encoding excinuclease ABC subunit UvrA — translated: MQNNLIVKGAKAHNLKDITVELPRDQFVVITGVSGSGKSTLAFDTIYAEGQRRYVESLSAYARQFLGLMEKPDVESITGLSPAISIDQKTTSHNPRSTVGTVTEIHDYLRLLYARVGTPYCPVCGRKIEKQSPSEITDRLLAGFPDKRAILLAPVVRGRKGEYRKLFADLRREGFARVRVDGTLYELEEAEKLKLEKFEKHDVDVVIDRVTLREGDRSRIAESVELGLRRGESLLRVLMPDAGEDGGAHEELYSEKFACPEHGSVLEELEPRSFSFNSPYGACGDCAGLGSKQEFSPDQIIDDKLSIAEGAILPWSKKGTGGGIYYWDKLQALAEHLEFSVKTPWRDLPKAAQDAILKGPGAPFEVVYRRAGKETMRFMTEFEGVIPNLERRYADTESDFMREKLEELMELRPCPTCGGTRYKPEILAVRVGGLNISQASGMSVLDADTFFHALQNGTLDHAAIDPFLKGHTGGTAKAHGPRHYEYVLNDFGSAVAAPILKAIRTRLKFLVDVGLDYLSLDRTANTLSGGEAQRIRLATQVGSGLTGVLYVLDEPSIGLHPKDNHRLIGTLKHLRDLGNTLIVVEHDEDTMMDADYLVDMGPGAGVHGGQVVAVGTPEQVKKDRNSLTGKYLRGELKIEVPSHRRRGNGKQLKVIGAREHNLQNVSIEIPLGTMTVVTGPSGSGKSTLIHDILHATLARELNGAKTTPGKYDRIEGMEHLDKVIEIDQSPIGRTPRSNPATYTGVFTEIRDLFTRTPEARRRGYQAGRFSFNVKGGRCEHCKGDGVMKIEMNFLPDIYVPCEVCKGARYNRETLEVKYNGKTIADVLDLTVEDAQRFFEAIPAIERKMTLLCDVGLGYMKIGQPSTTLSGGEAQRIKLATELSKRATGKTIYILDEPTTGLHFEDVRKLMEVLQRLVEGGNTLVIIEHSLDVMKTADHIIDLGPEGGVRGGTVVGTGTPEEMAAHPSSHTGEYLRRVPGIVAAQPRTAQPRTAAADEPVQTPKKPARTPKKAGAGQPEPVGAAPARQSRAKKGGA
- a CDS encoding DsbA family protein, which encodes MNSNSNRTILVIGTLIAVALIALALVAVRGKPAAGAGLNGNFNLTGQPFAGKADAPVSVVVVEDFKCPVCKTFEDTIAPELKTKYIDTGKAKLYSLVWPFLAENARLPTDDSKLAAQAAKCVYDQGGNDAFGSFKSILFRAQGDESTVWATKTRLKDLAGNVEGLDQGRFATCLDTDATAARVDADEKQVTDARVNHTPTVFVNGKEVLNGSGQSSYLLADVSAAIDAASK
- a CDS encoding M23 family metallopeptidase, producing MAARRFLLLAAALTGVALAHYAAPLPLSAVAPAKAQFGLPFAGPPGPDTWMLGQGYGNTTGAYRQRRSTYGNLQGIHAGLDFSAPCGTPVRAIGDGVVAEVDGPHGSPPHNVVVDHAGNLSSLYGHLRVRSSVRVGQRVTRGQVIGESGDSQGTCVSAPHLHLELRDRSHQRFLNPLPFIAADWNSLALAGSFGRGYEYDLERPRRWQTPDSQPDARRGGPLLNEYRRPWPPAAGGAR
- a CDS encoding disulfide bond formation protein B; this translates as MSRDNRLYAAWVIALIATLGSLYFSNVLGFKPCVLCWYQRICMYPLAVILGIGALRGDLNARVYALPLAAVGVVIALIQNLEDWGVIPVLKACTADATTVACDVPWPVWGSGALAGLNTVITIPVLSMTAFTLIIGLLSWGRNRTL
- a CDS encoding SDR family oxidoreductase encodes the protein MTDTSGVVVTGAARGIGRAIAELYAERGWRVLSADLNPPPVLRGQQRVKADVSTAAGRERIVRAAREMGGVQVLVNNAAYQGAHGSVLDVSERGWARTLNVNLTAPLLLTRALVDLLPRGAAVVNVASVQGLFAEQGNAAYNASKGGLVNLTRAMALDLAPHGLRVNAVAPGAISTEAVLQSIEDSTDPGQTRRDYEDLHALRRLGTPREVAQVVYFLGSEEAAFMTGAIVPVDGGMTASFMMAGRPV
- a CDS encoding class I SAM-dependent rRNA methyltransferase, whose protein sequence is MKKFPTVTLQPQAVRRIAGRYPFGHSGDIARADDGIQPGEVVNVRAEGSTRLIARGYFNPQGATPLRLLTWQDEDIDLKFYRARIRAALARREGRIHNTDAMRVLHAEADGMPGVIADQFGSVLSVQLRNAGVERHRDLIVKALKDETRAESAYERSDTGERRREGLDLVTGTLWGDVPERVEFSEDNLRLHFAPMDAQKTGFFLDQRDNRRLMASLVRPGAGFLDVYSYTGGFSLHAAKAGAKATAIDKDNVALAALEQAARGNGLQVGVRWGDALEALAALEKDRRTFSAIVLDPPTLAKRRDDVPRAKRIFTEGAARALRMLESGGHLMISTCAHYIRVDDLLDAARVAAAEANTDAEVQGVTYQPADHPHLLSVPESLYLKSVLLRKA